Below is a window of Saccharopolyspora phatthalungensis DNA.
AGGGCCGGGTCACCGGCTCGTCCGGCCAGGCGCTGGCCGGGGCGAAGGTGGAGATGTGGCACGCCGATGACCTCGGGTACTACTCGCAGTACGCGCCCGGCCTGCCGGAGTGGAACCTGCGCGGGACCGTGGTCGCCGACGAGCAGGGCCGGTTCAAGATCCACACCATCCAGCCGGCCCCGTACCAGATTCCCACCGACGGTGCGTGCGGCACGCTGATCGCCGCGGCGGGCTGGCACGCCTGGCGTCCCGCGCACCTGCACCTGAAGGTCTCCGCGCCCGGCCACCGGCTGATCACCACGCAGCTGTACTTCAAGGGCGGCTCCCACGTCGCCGACGACATCGCGCAAGCCGTCAAGCCGGAACTGATCCTCGACCCCCGGCCGAAGCCCGACGGCAGCGGCAAGGAGGTCACCTACGACTTCGTGCTCGACCCACAGTGATCGATCAAACTAGAGAGTGCGTCCAGTGCGGGCACAGCTGACCAAGTTGGCAACCGGGGCCCCGCTCGCGACGAATGAATTTGGGAAGGATGAACCGTGCTGTTCGCGGTGCAGATGGACATCGACCTCCCGGTCGAGATGGATCCGGCCGTCAAAGCCGACACCCTCGCGCGGGAGAAGGCTTACTCGCAGGAGTTGCAGCAGGCTGGGGAGTGGGTGCACATCTGGCGCTGCGTCGGCAGGTACTCGAACCTGAGCATCTTCGACGTGGCCGACAACGACCGGCTGCACGAAATCCTCTGGAATCTCCCGCTGTTCCCCTACATGACCATCGAGGTGACCCCGCTGGCGCGGCACCCGTCCGACATCGCTCTGCTCGACTGACCGGCTGCCATCGCCGGGAGCACACCGGCGGTTCGGCGAGAAACCCTTGCCGGACAAGGATGGCAGCCGTCAGGCCGAGAGGGCAGCGCGGATGTCGTCGCCCGGCGCTTCGCCGAGATTACCGAGCGCCGCGCACCTCCAGTGACGCCAGCAATGCCGCCGTGGCCTTCTCGATGTCATCCACCGCCTGCTCGAAAGCGGCAGCGTTGTGCGCGGCGGGCTTGCGGAATCCGGAGATCTTGCGCACGTACTGCAACGCCGCTGCCCGGATGTCACCGTCGGTGACCTCCTCGGCGTAGGGTGGGCGGAGAGTCTTGATGCTGCGGCACATGAACATTTCCTGGGTAGATTTCCCCAGCGTTCGCCAGGGTCGATGACCTGCGGACCGTGACAGCACGGAGCCGTCTCGGTCATGCTAGCGGGCTCATGGCCTCCAGACAGCCGAACGGCATCAGCGTGCGAGGTGGGGCCGGTGGCTGACGTTCGCCGGTCGTGCCGCGAGGCAGTGTCCTGACGTATTCGGGCAGGCGTTCGCATAAGGGGCTTGGACACCGACCGGATCGGCGACTACGTTGCCGATCCGGTCGTGCTCCTTATATTTCAAGTCGCCAGCGCGCATGACTGACACATCGGGCGATCAGCCTTTGCTCTCAAGCGGGTGCTGCGGCGTTCGCGACAGCTCGCTCGGAGAGCGCCCTCTGGGCGGCATCACCGCTTGCCGTGGTTGCCCCGCCACGTCTCCAGAGTCGGCCCGACCAGAGCCCGTCCGAACGAGTAGGTCAGTTCCCACGGAAGCGGATCGAGGTTCTGCCTAACCCCGGGGGCGGGCCGCTGGCTGCTAGTGCCGTCCACGAGGTGCAGCAGTCCAGCCTGGCGGGCACGCGAGGACTGAGGTACAGTGCCATGTGAGGTCCTACGTGTAACACCTTACCTGTCAGATCAAGCGATCTGCGGCCTCGTCGAAGGGAAAAATGCATGGCACGGCCAGGCTTCCATCTCGCCATACCGGTCGATGACCTGGGAAAGGCGCGCGAGTTCTACGGCGGCGTTCTCGGATTTCCTGAAGGTCGTTCCGGCGAGAAATGGGTGGATTGGAACCTCTACGGCCACCAGCTCGTCACGCACGTCGCTAGTGATGGCCGCCAGGTGGTGGCGCGCAACCTAGTTGACGGTCATGCTGTGCCGGTGCCGCACTTCGGGCTCATTCTGCCTATTCCGGCCTTCCGCGAACTGGCGGAACGACTCGAGGCCGCATGCACCACGTTCGTGATCGAGCCGTATCTGCGGTTTGAGGGTGAGCCGGGGGAGCAGTGGACGATGTTCTTCCTCGACCCGTCCGGCAACGCATTGGAATTCAAGGCGTTCCGGGATGAATCGCAGGTGTTCGCAGTATGAGTCGCGGAGTTTTGGTCACGGGTGCGTCCCGAGGGATCGGTCGCGCGATCGCCACGGCGTTCGCGCGGCGGGGCGACCGGGTCGCGGTGCACTACTCCAGCCGTCGGGAGGATGCTCAGGTCACCCTCAGCGGGCTGACTGGACAGGGGCATGTGCTTGTTGATGGCGACCTGAGCGATCCGATGTGCGCGGAGGCTGTGGTGACCGCGTCCATCGAGGCTCTCGGCGGGCTCGACGTTGTGATCAATAATTCCGCGGTGATAATTCCCCACCCGCTTCCCGAGACCTCCTATGCGGACTGGCAGCAGGCTTGGCGGGACACCTTCGCTGTAAACCTGTTCGCAGCTGCCAACGTCAGCTACTGTGCCGGTCGGCACATGATCGATACCAAGCGGGCGGGACGTATTGTCAGCGTAGGGTCGCGGGCAGCGTTCTGTGGCGAGCCCGATCGTCCGGCTTATGGCTCCAGCAAGGCAGCGCTGCACGCGCTCACCCAATCGCTTGCGGTTTCGCTTGCGCCCCACGGCATTGCGGTTGCTGCGGTGGCGCCGGGTTTCGTCGAAACTGAGCGCATCGCCGAGCGGCTTCGTGGCGCTGAGGGCGCGGCCATCCGAGCCCAAAGCCCGTTCGGTCGGGTTGCGAATCCCGAGGAGGTCGCCTCCGCCGTCGCCTATCTGGCCTCACCCTCTGCTACTTGGAGCTCGGGCGCGATCCTCGATATCAACGGGGCCTCCTACCTGCGCACCTGAATTGCACGAGCCGGGGCCAGTTGGAGATCTACCTGGAGGTGGCGTAGCCGGTCGCCTAACCGATGGCTGGCGATGATCTCCTGAGCGTCGATGTCGGCAGACGTTAGATTCAAAACCAATACCTTACGGGAGCTATGATGTCTGTATCGGATGGCCGCCCTGTCACGGGCGTCGTGGATCAGCTTCCGACGCTAGACACTCTTCATGCGCGCGCCAGACGGCTCGCCGACGATTCCGGAGGCAGGGTCGGTTGGAGTTCCATGGGATCGTCGCGACTCGGCGAGGATCTGGGCGTTCTTACCGTTGGTGAGGGAGGACGGCACGCGGTTGTTCTCGCTGGGGTGCACCCCAACGAGCCGATCGGCGGTCTCACGGCCCTAGCCCTAGCGGAACAGCTTTCGAACGATCAGGGCCTTGCGCGGGACCTTGGCTATACCTGGCATATTGCCGTATGTGTGGACCCTGACGCGATGAGGCTGAACGAGGAGTGGCTCGGGCGGCCGCTTTCTCGAACGCGCTACGAGCGTTACTTCTACCGGCCCGCCTCTGCAGAGCAGGTTGAATGGACCTTCCCGCTTACCACTGACGGATACGTTTTCGACAAGCCGTTGCCCGAGACTATGGCGA
It encodes the following:
- the catA gene encoding catechol 1,2-dioxygenase is translated as MTTNLSEQTATAAASGAAATQRFQEKKTTAATSKERVDALATEVIRAVHDVIWRHKVTYDEYDALKAWLIQVGQDGEWPLFLDVWIEHVVEEVANEDRQGSKGTIEGPYYVPGSPELPAEATLPMRPDEPGTPLLFQGRVTGSSGQALAGAKVEMWHADDLGYYSQYAPGLPEWNLRGTVVADEQGRFKIHTIQPAPYQIPTDGACGTLIAAAGWHAWRPAHLHLKVSAPGHRLITTQLYFKGGSHVADDIAQAVKPELILDPRPKPDGSGKEVTYDFVLDPQ
- the catC gene encoding muconolactone Delta-isomerase: MLFAVQMDIDLPVEMDPAVKADTLAREKAYSQELQQAGEWVHIWRCVGRYSNLSIFDVADNDRLHEILWNLPLFPYMTIEVTPLARHPSDIALLD
- a CDS encoding DUF2277 domain-containing protein codes for the protein MCRSIKTLRPPYAEEVTDGDIRAAALQYVRKISGFRKPAAHNAAAFEQAVDDIEKATAALLASLEVRGAR
- a CDS encoding VOC family protein encodes the protein MARPGFHLAIPVDDLGKAREFYGGVLGFPEGRSGEKWVDWNLYGHQLVTHVASDGRQVVARNLVDGHAVPVPHFGLILPIPAFRELAERLEAACTTFVIEPYLRFEGEPGEQWTMFFLDPSGNALEFKAFRDESQVFAV
- a CDS encoding SDR family NAD(P)-dependent oxidoreductase, which gives rise to MSRGVLVTGASRGIGRAIATAFARRGDRVAVHYSSRREDAQVTLSGLTGQGHVLVDGDLSDPMCAEAVVTASIEALGGLDVVINNSAVIIPHPLPETSYADWQQAWRDTFAVNLFAAANVSYCAGRHMIDTKRAGRIVSVGSRAAFCGEPDRPAYGSSKAALHALTQSLAVSLAPHGIAVAAVAPGFVETERIAERLRGAEGAAIRAQSPFGRVANPEEVASAVAYLASPSATWSSGAILDINGASYLRT